Proteins co-encoded in one Halococcoides cellulosivorans genomic window:
- a CDS encoding TOBE domain-containing protein, with amino-acid sequence MEAAFEARLVVDGIAVDRSDVRLLRAVEREGSLSAAADALDRSYSHAHDRVSDLEDALGPLLDRQRGGPDGGGSTLTDTARDLLARFDRLRAALAGTARTEEVAIEGAVRERDGELARVATDAGEFRAVCYEDADRVDVVLSADAITLHRLDTAPPATDTSARNRLRGAVSDVEAGESIATVTVAAEGVAVPVVVTKASLDLLDIAVGTSVVATFKAAATHAVPR; translated from the coding sequence ATGGAGGCCGCGTTCGAGGCCCGCCTCGTCGTCGACGGCATCGCAGTCGATCGGTCCGACGTCCGATTGCTCCGGGCCGTCGAGCGCGAGGGCTCGCTTTCGGCCGCCGCCGACGCGCTCGACCGGTCGTATTCGCACGCTCACGACCGCGTTTCAGACCTCGAAGACGCGCTCGGCCCGCTGCTCGACCGCCAGCGCGGCGGCCCCGACGGCGGCGGCAGTACGCTGACCGACACGGCCCGGGACCTCCTCGCCCGATTCGACCGCCTGCGCGCCGCGCTCGCGGGCACCGCTCGAACCGAGGAGGTCGCCATCGAAGGGGCGGTGCGAGAACGCGACGGCGAACTCGCGCGTGTCGCGACCGACGCCGGGGAGTTTCGAGCCGTCTGTTACGAAGACGCCGATCGGGTCGATGTCGTCCTCAGCGCCGACGCGATCACGCTGCACCGCCTCGACACCGCGCCGCCGGCCACCGACACCAGCGCGCGCAATCGGCTCCGTGGGGCCGTCAGCGACGTCGAGGCCGGCGAATCCATCGCGACCGTCACCGTGGCCGCCGAAGGAGTGGCCGTCCCCGTCGTCGTGACGAAAGCGAGTCTGGATCTGCTCGACATCGCGGTCGGAACGAGCGTCGTCGCGACGTTCAAAGCCGCCGCGACCCACGCCGTCCCGCGATGA
- the uvrB gene encoding excinuclease ABC subunit UvrB produces MSDSRSGPLTVDRPDAESAFRVDAPFDPAGDQPDAIDELVAGYEAGHDEQTLLGVTGSGKTNTVSWVIEQLQQPTLVIAHNKTLAAQLYEEFRTLFPDNAVEYFVSYYDYYQPEAYVEQSDTHIEKDASINDEIDRLRHSATRSLLTREDVIVVASVSAIYGLGDPSQYTDMALRLERGQQIGREEVIARLVDLNYERNDVDFTQGTIRVRGDTIEVYPMYGRYPVRIEFWGDEIDRLCKLDPMEGEVVSEEPAVMVHPAEHYSIPDEHLQRAIEEIEQLRDDRVAHFERQGNLVAAQRIDERTTFDLEMLAETGYCSGIENYSVHLSDRDSGDAPYTLLDYFPDDFLTVIDESHRTVPQIRGQYAGDRSRKESLIENGFRLPTAYDNRPLTFDEFEERTDRTLYVSATPGEYEREQSGQIVEQIVRPTYLVDPDIEVAPAEGQIEDLLDRIAAMPEDERVLVTTLTKRMAEDLTEYLDEAGVDAAYMHDETDTLERHELIRSLRLGEIQVLVGINLLREGLDIPEVSLVAILDADQEGFLRSETTLVQTLGRAARNREGRAVLYADDSSDAMEAAISETERRREIQREFNRTHDVEPQTIEKPVGETNLPGSETDTSEAAGVDPEDSEAAAELIDQLEQRMDEAAGNLEFELAADIRDRIRTLQQEFDLGADDVGVPPETGEF; encoded by the coding sequence GTGAGCGACAGTCGATCCGGACCGCTAACGGTAGACCGCCCGGACGCCGAGTCGGCGTTCCGGGTCGACGCGCCGTTCGACCCCGCCGGCGATCAGCCAGACGCGATCGACGAGTTGGTCGCGGGCTACGAGGCCGGACACGACGAACAGACGCTGCTGGGCGTGACGGGATCGGGCAAGACCAACACCGTCTCGTGGGTGATCGAACAGCTGCAACAGCCGACGCTGGTGATCGCCCACAACAAGACGCTGGCCGCTCAACTGTACGAGGAGTTTCGAACGCTGTTTCCGGACAACGCCGTCGAGTATTTCGTCAGCTACTACGACTACTATCAGCCCGAGGCGTACGTCGAGCAAAGCGACACCCACATCGAGAAAGACGCCTCGATCAACGACGAAATCGATCGCTTGCGCCACTCCGCGACGCGATCGCTGCTGACTCGCGAGGACGTCATCGTCGTCGCCTCGGTGTCGGCCATCTATGGGCTGGGTGACCCTTCCCAGTACACCGACATGGCACTCCGCCTGGAGCGGGGCCAACAGATTGGTCGCGAGGAGGTCATCGCCCGACTGGTCGATCTGAACTACGAGCGCAACGACGTCGACTTCACCCAGGGGACGATCCGCGTGCGGGGCGACACCATCGAAGTCTACCCGATGTACGGCCGGTATCCCGTGCGCATCGAGTTCTGGGGCGACGAGATCGATCGACTGTGCAAACTCGATCCGATGGAAGGCGAGGTTGTGAGCGAAGAGCCGGCCGTCATGGTCCACCCCGCCGAACACTACTCGATCCCCGACGAGCACCTCCAGCGCGCCATCGAAGAGATCGAACAGTTGCGCGACGACCGTGTCGCGCACTTCGAGCGCCAGGGCAATCTCGTCGCCGCCCAGCGCATCGACGAGCGCACGACCTTCGACCTGGAGATGCTCGCGGAGACGGGCTACTGTTCGGGCATCGAGAACTACTCGGTCCACCTCTCGGATCGCGATTCGGGCGATGCCCCGTACACGCTCCTGGATTACTTCCCCGACGACTTTCTGACGGTGATCGACGAGTCCCACCGAACGGTCCCCCAGATTCGCGGGCAGTACGCAGGCGACCGCTCGCGGAAGGAATCGCTGATCGAGAACGGATTCAGACTGCCGACCGCCTACGACAACCGGCCGCTGACCTTCGACGAGTTCGAGGAGCGCACCGATCGGACGCTGTACGTCTCCGCGACGCCCGGCGAGTATGAGCGCGAGCAGAGCGGCCAGATCGTCGAACAGATCGTCAGGCCGACTTACCTCGTCGATCCCGACATCGAGGTCGCGCCCGCCGAAGGCCAGATCGAAGACCTCCTCGACCGGATCGCCGCGATGCCCGAGGACGAGCGCGTGCTCGTGACGACACTCACCAAGCGCATGGCCGAGGACCTCACCGAGTATCTCGACGAGGCGGGCGTCGACGCCGCGTACATGCACGACGAGACCGACACGCTCGAACGCCACGAACTGATCCGCTCGCTCCGCCTGGGCGAGATCCAGGTGCTCGTCGGGATCAACCTCTTACGAGAGGGCCTGGACATCCCCGAGGTGTCGCTGGTCGCGATCCTCGACGCCGACCAGGAAGGATTTTTGCGGAGTGAGACCACGCTCGTCCAGACGCTGGGGCGGGCCGCGCGCAACCGCGAGGGGCGGGCTGTCCTCTACGCCGACGACTCTAGCGACGCGATGGAGGCCGCGATCTCGGAGACCGAGCGCCGTCGCGAGATCCAACGCGAGTTCAATCGAACCCACGACGTCGAGCCGCAGACTATCGAGAAGCCCGTCGGCGAGACGAACCTCCCCGGCAGCGAGACTGACACCTCGGAGGCGGCAGGCGTCGATCCCGAGGACAGCGAGGCCGCCGCCGAACTGATCGACCAGCTCGAACAGCGCATGGACGAGGCCGCAGGCAACCTGGAGTTCGAACTCGCGGCGGACATCCGCGATCGAATCCGAACGCTCCAGCAGGAGTTCGACCTCGGGGCGGACGACGTCGGCGTCCCGCCCGAGACGGGCGAATTTTAA
- the guaA gene encoding glutamine-hydrolyzing GMP synthase, translating to MVDVESFVADAREEIAAEIGAGEAIIALSGGVDSSTAAALAYDAVGDQLTPVYVDTGLMRKGETEQIRETFAYMDSLRVIDAQERFLDALEGVTDPEAKRHAIGEQFIREFETVAREVGADHLVQGTIYPDRIESEGTIKSHHNVGGLPERIDFEGIVEPMRDLYKDEVREVARHLDLDALVAERMPFPGPGLAVRIIGEVTDEKLAVAREATHVVEDELDEYDPWQAFAAVLGKATGVKGDNRVHGWVVAVRSVESRDGMTARAQEIDWETLQRIQSRITGSHDAVARVVYDVTHKPPATIEYE from the coding sequence ATGGTCGACGTCGAGTCGTTCGTCGCGGACGCTCGCGAGGAGATCGCAGCGGAGATCGGAGCGGGCGAAGCGATCATCGCACTCTCGGGCGGCGTCGACTCCTCGACGGCCGCCGCGCTCGCGTACGACGCCGTCGGTGACCAACTGACCCCGGTCTACGTCGACACGGGGCTCATGAGAAAAGGCGAGACCGAGCAGATCCGCGAGACGTTCGCGTATATGGACTCGCTGCGCGTGATCGACGCCCAGGAGCGGTTTCTCGACGCGCTGGAGGGCGTGACCGATCCCGAGGCAAAACGCCACGCGATCGGTGAACAGTTCATCCGCGAGTTCGAGACCGTCGCCCGCGAGGTCGGCGCGGACCACCTCGTCCAGGGGACGATCTACCCCGATCGGATCGAGTCGGAGGGCACGATCAAGTCCCACCACAACGTCGGTGGCCTGCCCGAGCGGATCGATTTCGAGGGCATCGTCGAGCCGATGCGCGATCTGTACAAAGACGAGGTCCGCGAGGTCGCCCGCCACCTCGATCTCGACGCTCTCGTGGCCGAGCGGATGCCGTTCCCCGGGCCCGGACTCGCCGTGCGCATCATCGGTGAGGTCACCGACGAGAAACTCGCGGTCGCGCGCGAGGCCACCCACGTCGTCGAAGACGAACTCGACGAGTACGACCCCTGGCAGGCCTTCGCCGCCGTGCTCGGCAAGGCCACCGGTGTCAAAGGCGACAACCGCGTCCACGGCTGGGTCGTCGCCGTCCGGTCGGTCGAGTCCCGCGACGGCATGACTGCCCGCGCTCAGGAAATCGACTGGGAAACGCTCCAGCGCATCCAGTCACGGATTACGGGCAGCCACGATGCGGTCGCCCGTGTGGTCTACGACGTGACCCACAAGCCGCCCGCGACGATCGAATACGAGTAG
- a CDS encoding NAD(+)/NADH kinase yields MAEPSPALSLAWVDPGGDPPPAIPVVERAQADAVAAVGRAGLRAAIAAGAETILPVDPPGDVPGVATDGIEAAIEALRSGAWTLRRFPIAVASVDPDRYRALIDLAIVADGPDRVATVTVEDDGRRLDRVRADGVVAATATGSADYARSVGAPVLSRDADLLAIAPMGPFETDPDHWVVDGVTITVDGPASLVADGAPIAELPGETGVNISPSDTIGLIVPETRS; encoded by the coding sequence ATGGCCGAGCCGTCACCCGCCCTCTCGCTCGCCTGGGTCGATCCGGGGGGTGACCCACCGCCGGCGATCCCCGTCGTCGAGCGAGCGCAGGCGGACGCCGTCGCCGCAGTGGGGCGTGCGGGCCTCCGAGCGGCGATCGCAGCGGGTGCAGAGACGATCCTCCCCGTCGACCCGCCAGGAGACGTTCCGGGCGTCGCGACCGACGGCATCGAGGCGGCGATCGAGGCGCTTCGATCGGGAGCGTGGACACTCCGACGATTTCCCATCGCGGTCGCGTCCGTCGATCCCGACCGCTACCGGGCGCTGATCGACCTCGCGATCGTTGCCGACGGCCCCGATCGCGTCGCGACCGTCACGGTCGAGGACGACGGTCGTCGTCTGGATCGCGTTCGGGCCGACGGCGTCGTCGCCGCGACGGCGACGGGATCGGCCGACTACGCCCGTTCGGTCGGCGCGCCAGTACTGTCCCGTGATGCCGACCTGCTGGCTATCGCGCCCATGGGCCCGTTCGAGACCGATCCCGACCACTGGGTGGTCGACGGGGTGACGATCACCGTCGACGGCCCGGCGAGTCTGGTCGCGGACGGCGCGCCGATCGCAGAACTTCCGGGCGAGACCGGTGTGAATATCTCCCCGAGTGATACGATCGGGCTGATCGTGCCCGAGACCCGGTCGTGA
- a CDS encoding polyprenyl synthetase family protein, translated as MRDRLASWRPRIDEAIESLLPREIDEEYLQRFFGDPSYAYDPDALQIALADPMWDLLDRGGKRWRAVLFLVLVDGLGADPDEFVEYACIPEILHNGTIVVDDVEDGAEMRRGDTALHLDRGTDIALNAGNAMYFLPLKVITQNPAGLDAATRLETYEMLMHELNRTHLGQGMDIAWHNEPEIHVGEDEYLEMTACKTGCLVRIVTRLAAIVTGQPDDVQETLGAYAEDLSIAFQISDDVLDIENTLDQAGEFGKAFGNDIREGKKTLMVIHAAEHADPESVARLEEILWAEETTDDEVVEAIDILQSTDSVEYARDRAAEFAASATAHLDDLDLDPEAADALEAFATYVVDRDR; from the coding sequence ATGCGGGATCGACTGGCGTCGTGGCGACCGCGCATCGACGAGGCCATCGAATCGCTACTCCCGCGAGAGATCGACGAGGAGTATCTGCAGCGGTTTTTCGGTGATCCGTCGTACGCGTACGACCCCGATGCCCTTCAGATCGCCCTCGCCGATCCGATGTGGGACCTCCTCGATCGCGGTGGGAAACGCTGGCGGGCCGTCCTCTTTCTCGTCCTCGTCGACGGGTTGGGGGCCGACCCCGACGAGTTCGTCGAGTACGCCTGCATTCCGGAGATTCTCCACAACGGGACGATCGTCGTCGACGACGTCGAAGACGGCGCGGAGATGCGCCGCGGCGACACGGCGTTACACCTCGATCGGGGGACCGACATCGCGCTCAACGCCGGTAACGCGATGTACTTCCTGCCGCTGAAGGTCATCACGCAGAACCCCGCGGGTCTCGATGCTGCGACGCGACTCGAGACCTACGAGATGCTGATGCACGAACTCAATCGGACGCATCTCGGCCAGGGGATGGACATCGCCTGGCACAACGAGCCGGAAATCCACGTTGGCGAGGACGAGTACCTCGAAATGACGGCGTGCAAGACGGGGTGTCTCGTCCGGATCGTCACCCGTCTCGCGGCGATCGTCACGGGTCAACCCGACGACGTCCAGGAGACCCTGGGTGCGTACGCCGAAGACCTCTCGATCGCGTTCCAGATCAGCGACGACGTCCTCGACATCGAAAATACGCTCGACCAGGCCGGTGAGTTCGGGAAAGCGTTCGGCAACGACATCCGCGAGGGCAAGAAGACGCTGATGGTGATTCACGCCGCCGAGCACGCCGACCCCGAGTCGGTCGCCCGCCTCGAAGAGATCCTCTGGGCCGAGGAGACCACCGACGACGAGGTCGTGGAGGCCATCGACATCCTCCAGTCGACCGACAGCGTCGAGTACGCGCGCGACCGGGCCGCCGAGTTCGCCGCCTCGGCGACGGCCCATCTCGACGATCTGGATCTGGATCCCGAGGCCGCCGACGCGCTCGAAGCGTTCGCCACCTACGTCGTCGATCGCGACCGCTGA
- a CDS encoding DUF7126 family protein has protein sequence MHVVLAGRHTNGLQAALDDAECSVSHIDEVVDRSALDDADIESADVYLLTEMDQATTIAVAKDCNPDVRVVVYDDASLPDFASRQTDVAVDPALVDPETVVETLTEDAA, from the coding sequence ATGCACGTCGTTCTCGCCGGTCGCCACACGAACGGACTCCAGGCCGCTCTCGACGACGCCGAGTGTTCGGTCAGTCACATCGACGAGGTCGTCGATCGGTCCGCTCTCGACGACGCGGACATCGAATCGGCGGACGTCTATCTCCTCACCGAGATGGATCAGGCGACGACGATTGCGGTCGCGAAAGACTGCAATCCCGACGTTCGCGTCGTCGTCTACGACGACGCCTCACTGCCCGATTTCGCCAGTCGGCAGACCGACGTCGCGGTCGATCCCGCACTCGTCGATCCCGAGACGGTCGTCGAGACGCTGACCGAGGACGCGGCCTGA
- the msrB gene encoding peptide-methionine (R)-S-oxide reductase MsrB — protein sequence MANTDDLPETDDEWRERLSERAYHVLREAGTEPKFSGDLVEVDEDGLFRCAGCEAVLFDSDAKFHSGTGWPSFADVADSDAVETRPDRSHGMERTEVVCARCEGHLGHVFEDGPDPTGKRYCINDAALSFDPEDSA from the coding sequence ATGGCCAACACAGACGACCTCCCCGAGACCGACGACGAGTGGCGCGAGCGACTCTCCGAGCGCGCGTATCACGTCCTCCGCGAGGCCGGGACCGAACCCAAATTCAGCGGCGACCTCGTCGAGGTCGACGAGGACGGGCTGTTCCGGTGTGCGGGCTGTGAGGCGGTCCTGTTCGACTCGGACGCGAAGTTCCACTCCGGGACCGGGTGGCCGAGTTTCGCGGACGTCGCTGACAGCGACGCCGTCGAGACGCGTCCCGATCGATCCCACGGCATGGAGCGCACCGAAGTCGTGTGTGCGCGCTGTGAGGGCCATCTGGGCCACGTCTTCGAGGACGGCCCCGACCCGACGGGCAAGCGGTACTGCATCAACGACGCCGCACTCTCGTTCGACCCCGAGGATAGCGCTTGA
- the cheY gene encoding chemotaxis protein CheY, with the protein MVDSVLIVDDSEFMRNLLKEILATDFEIAAEAENGVEAVELAEEHDPDLIMMDIVMPIKDGIEATADIKERDPSIPIVMCTSVGQEEKMKEAVKAGADGYITKPFQKPSVMEAIEDLLA; encoded by the coding sequence ATGGTCGACAGCGTCCTTATCGTGGACGATTCGGAATTCATGCGAAACCTTCTGAAGGAAATCCTCGCGACCGACTTCGAGATCGCTGCCGAGGCCGAAAACGGGGTCGAGGCCGTCGAACTGGCCGAGGAACACGACCCCGATCTGATCATGATGGACATCGTGATGCCGATCAAAGACGGCATCGAGGCCACGGCGGACATCAAAGAGCGTGATCCGAGCATCCCGATCGTGATGTGTACGAGCGTCGGTCAAGAAGAGAAGATGAAAGAGGCCGTCAAGGCCGGCGCGGACGGCTACATCACGAAACCGTTCCAGAAGCCCTCCGTCATGGAGGCCATCGAGGACCTGCTCGCCTGA
- a CDS encoding DUF502 domain-containing protein produces MDIGRTLRDGFLTGIVLLAPLAITIAVLSFLYGRLTGFTESLLGLVGVASTPIINALALIVLVLAIVGIGIVVRRGLVGVYLISGFDRVMETIPVVQAIYTAARQASNALIGHENQFERVALVEWPREGVHTIGFVTDDTPAELATALDDRPHYNVFIPMSPNPMGGFLAIVPEERLTMTDVSVGRALQMVITTGMSSENELSIDDLRTI; encoded by the coding sequence ATGGACATTGGGCGAACGCTTCGGGACGGGTTTCTCACGGGGATCGTATTGCTCGCACCGCTGGCGATTACGATCGCAGTCCTCTCTTTCCTCTATGGACGGCTCACTGGATTCACCGAGTCGCTGCTCGGTCTCGTCGGTGTCGCCTCGACGCCGATCATCAACGCGCTGGCACTGATCGTGCTCGTCCTCGCGATCGTGGGGATCGGAATCGTCGTCCGACGAGGTCTGGTCGGCGTGTACCTGATCTCGGGGTTCGACCGCGTGATGGAGACGATCCCGGTGGTCCAGGCGATCTACACCGCCGCGCGGCAGGCCTCGAACGCGCTGATCGGTCACGAAAACCAGTTCGAACGGGTCGCACTCGTCGAGTGGCCTCGCGAGGGCGTCCACACCATCGGCTTCGTCACCGACGATACGCCCGCAGAACTCGCGACCGCCCTCGACGATCGACCCCACTACAACGTCTTCATCCCGATGAGTCCGAACCCTATGGGTGGCTTTCTCGCGATCGTCCCCGAAGAGCGTCTGACCATGACCGACGTCAGCGTGGGACGCGCACTGCAGATGGTGATCACGACCGGGATGAGCAGCGAGAACGAGCTCTCGATCGACGACCTCCGGACGATCTGA
- a CDS encoding HTH domain-containing protein: MATPGRDVEYTESAVIEVFKDRDDYAEPLTASEVADELGCSRRTALNKLHDLEDTTDVTSKKVGGRSRVWWIPVQVN; the protein is encoded by the coding sequence ATGGCAACTCCCGGCCGTGACGTCGAATACACCGAATCAGCCGTCATCGAGGTGTTCAAGGATCGTGACGACTACGCGGAACCGCTGACCGCCAGCGAGGTCGCTGACGAACTCGGCTGTTCGCGACGCACTGCGCTGAACAAACTCCACGATCTGGAGGACACGACCGACGTGACGAGCAAGAAAGTCGGTGGGCGCTCGCGGGTCTGGTGGATCCCCGTGCAGGTCAATTAA
- a CDS encoding ABC transporter permease subunit translates to MSVVDAARDDRSWPGTTAVSQRSIVALLGAVLVVYLVVPLVSFLASGGPLVTELGEPATLAAVRTSLVTAPVTTLLATVFGVPLAYTLARYSFPGKRLVEALVVLPLVIPPVVGGVMLLTAVGPGTLVGRAAAAVGISITGGYAGIVLAQTFVAGPFLVVVARSGFAGVDPTLERAARSLGRGPIETALVVTLPLAKRSILAGIALTFARALGEFGATMTVAYHPHSLPTRTWVAFVSGGVEATLAPVAWLLGAGLAIVIVLQWLGGSVR, encoded by the coding sequence GTGAGCGTCGTCGATGCGGCCCGTGACGACCGATCCTGGCCCGGAACGACCGCCGTGAGTCAGCGCTCGATCGTCGCGCTGCTCGGCGCGGTGCTCGTCGTCTATCTGGTGGTCCCGCTAGTGAGTTTTCTCGCCAGCGGCGGGCCCCTCGTCACCGAGCTAGGCGAGCCAGCCACGCTCGCGGCGGTGCGCACCTCGCTGGTGACCGCACCCGTCACGACGCTGCTGGCGACCGTCTTCGGCGTGCCACTGGCCTACACGCTCGCCCGCTATTCGTTTCCCGGAAAGCGACTCGTCGAGGCGCTGGTCGTCCTCCCGCTCGTGATCCCGCCGGTCGTCGGCGGCGTCATGTTGCTGACCGCCGTCGGGCCCGGAACCCTCGTCGGACGGGCCGCCGCAGCCGTCGGCATTTCGATCACGGGCGGGTACGCCGGGATCGTCCTCGCCCAGACGTTCGTCGCCGGCCCGTTTCTCGTCGTCGTCGCACGCTCGGGGTTCGCCGGCGTCGATCCGACGCTCGAACGTGCCGCCCGGTCGCTCGGGCGCGGTCCGATCGAGACCGCACTCGTCGTGACGCTCCCGCTCGCGAAACGGAGCATTCTCGCGGGGATCGCACTTACGTTCGCCCGCGCACTCGGCGAGTTCGGCGCGACGATGACCGTCGCCTACCATCCCCACAGCCTCCCCACCCGCACCTGGGTCGCGTTCGTTTCCGGTGGCGTCGAGGCTACGCTCGCACCCGTGGCGTGGCTGCTCGGGGCCGGCCTCGCAATCGTGATCGTCCTCCAGTGGCTGGGCGGATCGGTTCGATGA
- a CDS encoding DUF7544 domain-containing protein: MGWYAIQRVDDAIDLTRDRLWPIERGTWLRFALIMFFVGGGGVGVPTFGQSFSGGDPGSSDPSVGLGAIPEWVIVAVVALVILGIALALALGVIGALMEFVFVESLRSDRVEIRASGRQFGPKGLRLFGFRLAIGLIVVAVFVLPIVLLAAVFYGGGAVAFASLLVIFTLLSPFAFVFAFVVGVIDGFTTHFVVPIMILEDRGVLSAWKRFWGPLKREWKQLVVYLVVMFAISVAVGLLGGIAGFAVAIVLAVPLAVFVVPIGMMVIAVGSGPLQIAGLVAIVVLVALYVIALVVTGLLINTPLETYRRYFALLVLGDIDDEFDIIPDRRPAIEG; this comes from the coding sequence ATGGGTTGGTACGCCATCCAGCGGGTGGACGACGCGATCGATCTCACACGCGATCGCCTCTGGCCGATAGAGCGGGGGACGTGGCTCCGATTCGCCCTGATCATGTTCTTCGTCGGTGGGGGCGGCGTCGGGGTCCCGACGTTCGGCCAGTCGTTTTCAGGGGGCGACCCTGGATCGAGCGATCCCTCCGTCGGCCTCGGTGCGATCCCCGAATGGGTCATCGTGGCAGTGGTCGCGCTCGTCATCCTCGGAATCGCCCTCGCGCTCGCCCTCGGAGTGATCGGCGCGCTGATGGAGTTCGTCTTCGTCGAGAGCCTCCGATCGGACCGAGTCGAGATTCGCGCCTCGGGCCGGCAGTTCGGGCCCAAAGGGCTGCGCCTGTTCGGATTTCGTCTGGCGATCGGCCTGATCGTCGTCGCCGTCTTCGTCCTGCCGATCGTCCTCCTCGCCGCGGTGTTCTACGGCGGTGGCGCTGTCGCGTTCGCTTCGCTGCTCGTGATCTTCACGCTCCTCTCACCGTTCGCGTTCGTGTTCGCCTTCGTCGTCGGGGTGATCGATGGGTTCACCACCCACTTCGTCGTCCCGATCATGATCCTCGAAGATCGTGGCGTGCTCTCCGCCTGGAAGCGGTTCTGGGGCCCACTGAAACGCGAGTGGAAACAACTCGTGGTCTACCTCGTCGTGATGTTCGCGATCAGCGTCGCCGTCGGCCTCCTCGGTGGGATAGCCGGCTTCGCCGTCGCCATCGTGCTGGCCGTTCCTCTCGCGGTCTTCGTCGTTCCGATCGGAATGATGGTGATCGCCGTCGGCAGTGGCCCGCTACAAATCGCCGGACTCGTCGCCATCGTCGTGCTCGTCGCACTCTACGTGATCGCGTTGGTCGTGACGGGGCTCCTGATCAACACGCCTCTCGAAACGTATCGCCGGTATTTCGCGTTGCTCGTACTGGGTGATATCGACGACGAGTTCGACATCATCCCCGACCGACGGCCCGCGATCGAGGGGTGA
- a CDS encoding extracellular solute-binding protein: MIQRPDRPTRRAVLGGCGGLVATFAGCSGASGATVLAAGSLAAGFEDRVGPAFTETTEYAYGGEYRGSNALLRMVCEKQRRPDAIVSADAQLLRDRLRPELADWDVVVATNEVVIAADPSTAVGQRLLDGEYWPDVLRSSEATVARTDPDLDPLGYRALHLFELAERFYDEPGLADALEVATTVTPGEASLLAGVETGEYDAAIAYRNMAVDRDLGVRSLPPALNFADIARAEQYAEVSYTTSDGHTVHGRPVRYAATVPETAPDPAAGRAFVRFLADRADLLDAVGLTTGDGVPVYSGAVPREVRA, translated from the coding sequence ATGATACAACGCCCCGATCGGCCCACCCGGCGCGCCGTGCTGGGCGGGTGTGGCGGACTCGTCGCGACGTTCGCTGGCTGTTCCGGTGCGTCGGGGGCGACCGTGCTCGCGGCGGGGAGTCTCGCCGCAGGGTTCGAGGATCGCGTCGGCCCGGCGTTCACCGAGACGACCGAGTATGCCTACGGCGGCGAGTACCGCGGGTCGAACGCCCTGTTGCGGATGGTCTGTGAAAAGCAACGCCGCCCCGACGCGATCGTCAGCGCCGACGCGCAGTTGTTGCGTGACCGCCTCCGGCCGGAACTGGCCGACTGGGACGTCGTCGTGGCAACGAACGAAGTCGTGATCGCCGCCGACCCGTCGACAGCGGTGGGCCAACGCCTCCTCGACGGCGAGTACTGGCCCGACGTGCTCAGATCGAGCGAGGCCACCGTCGCGCGGACCGACCCCGACCTCGACCCGCTGGGCTATCGGGCGCTGCACCTTTTCGAGTTGGCCGAACGGTTCTACGACGAGCCAGGCCTTGCCGACGCCCTCGAAGTGGCGACGACGGTCACGCCGGGCGAGGCCTCGCTGCTCGCAGGGGTCGAGACCGGCGAGTACGACGCGGCGATCGCCTACCGAAACATGGCGGTCGATCGCGACCTGGGCGTCCGATCGCTCCCGCCGGCGCTGAACTTCGCAGACATCGCGCGGGCCGAGCAGTACGCCGAGGTATCGTATACGACGAGCGATGGCCACACCGTCCACGGACGACCCGTCCGCTACGCCGCGACGGTCCCCGAGACCGCCCCCGACCCCGCCGCGGGCCGCGCGTTCGTCCGATTTCTGGCCGATCGGGCCGACCTGCTCGACGCGGTCGGCCTGACCACCGGCGATGGCGTCCCGGTTTACTCGGGGGCGGTCCCCCGGGAGGTGCGCGCGTGA